One window of Campylobacter avium LMG 24591 genomic DNA carries:
- a CDS encoding DUF1425 domain-containing protein: MKRIFMFFTAFAVLFVFNACASKAVDPMQERIEKHIVFEGLSKDIVKSFNYRTNSNSLLEVELILLSRNDKTISYEISWFDEDGFKIQGPAYADKKDKLKLKKNKEFVVQRVAANKDAVSFKIILKKG, encoded by the coding sequence ATGAAACGAATTTTTATGTTTTTCACAGCTTTTGCTGTGCTTTTTGTTTTTAATGCTTGTGCTAGCAAGGCTGTTGATCCTATGCAAGAAAGGATTGAAAAGCATATAGTTTTTGAAGGGCTTAGTAAAGATATAGTTAAAAGTTTTAACTATAGGACAAACTCAAATTCCTTGTTAGAAGTAGAGCTTATCTTACTTAGTAGAAATGACAAAACTATATCTTATGAGATTTCTTGGTTTGATGAGGATGGCTTTAAAATTCAAGGCCCTGCTTATGCTGATAAAAAAGATAAGTTAAAGCTTAAGAAAAATAAGGAATTTGTCGTACAAAGAGTTGCAGCAAATAAAGATGCTGTTAGTTTTAAAATAATACTTAAGAAAGGATAA
- the lpoB gene encoding penicillin-binding protein activator LpoB, with translation MKKIKILGLGLATAFLLNACSTAAVSYTDGKATQEKQGAALTLGLDREDFENAADTMIQSMLRDPAFANIRPGQRKVIAIGRIVNDTPQRIDTDRMISKITIALRKSGKFVLTTAVAAGGAKDSMSHDVRSLRDNDEFNQNTIAKKGTLVSPDFSLAGKIRQDTVKLPNGKIQAEYFFHLTVTDLTSGLAYWEDEQTVSKTGSSKSVTW, from the coding sequence ATGAAAAAGATTAAAATTTTAGGTTTAGGTTTAGCTACGGCTTTTCTTTTAAATGCTTGTTCTACCGCTGCGGTTTCATACACAGATGGCAAGGCTACTCAGGAAAAACAAGGAGCAGCTTTAACGCTAGGACTTGATAGAGAGGATTTTGAAAATGCTGCTGATACTATGATACAGTCCATGCTAAGAGATCCAGCCTTTGCTAATATAAGACCGGGACAAAGAAAGGTTATAGCCATAGGTAGGATAGTAAATGATACTCCTCAAAGGATAGACACTGATAGAATGATTTCTAAAATCACCATAGCTCTCAGAAAATCAGGCAAATTCGTGCTAACTACCGCAGTTGCAGCTGGCGGGGCAAAGGATAGTATGAGCCATGATGTAAGATCTTTAAGAGATAATGATGAGTTTAATCAAAACACCATAGCAAAAAAAGGCACACTTGTATCGCCTGATTTCTCACTAGCAGGTAAGATAAGACAAGACACAGTAAAACTACCTAATGGTAAAATTCAAGCTGAATATTTCTTTCACCTAACCGTAACTGATTTAACAAGCGGTTTGGCATATTGGGAAGATGAGCAAACTGTTAGCAAAACAGGTTCTAGTAAATCTGTAACTTGGTAA